The following DNA comes from Candidatus Binatia bacterium.
CGCGCACTGGGCCGGCTCGCTGCGAATGGTCACGTGGGGAACGGCTGCCTTGTCCTGGAACTTCATCGCGTTGGCGATGAGGTTCTGGAAGACCTGCCGCATCTGCGTCGGGTCGGCGTGCACCACCGGCATCGCACCGACGTCGACCATTGCGCCCTTGCTCTCGATCAGCACTTCGAGGTCGCCGAGCACCTCGCGGATCACTTCGCTCGCGTCCACCGGTACGAACGGCCGCGCGCGGGTGACGACGCGCGAGAACTCGAGCAGATCGTCGATCAGCGTCTGCATGCGGCCGGCGGCATTCATCATCCGCTCGATGTAGTCGTTGCCCTGATCGCCGAGCTGACCCCCAAAGCGCGAGCGGAGGCGATCGCCGAAGACGACGATCTTGCGCAGCGGCTCCTGCAGGTCGTGCGAGGCCACCGACGCGAACTGCTGCAGCTCGCGGTTGCTCGATTCGAGCTGTGCCGCGACGCGCTCGAGCTGTTCCTGGGCGAGCTTGCGCGCGCGGATCTCGTTCTCGAGAAGCGTGTTGTCGCGCTCGAGACGGCGGCTGCGATTGCGCTCGATCGCGTAGCGCATCGAGCGCACCAGCGACTGGCCGTCGGCCTTGCCCTTGACCAGGTAGTCCTGGGCTCCTTCGTTGAGTGCCCGCACCGCGAGCCTCTCGTCGTCGTTGCCCGTCAGCACGACCACGGCAACCTCGGGGTCGGTCTCGTGGATCTTCTCGAAAGTCTCGAAGCCGCGGCTGTCGGGCAGCGAAAGGTCGGAAAGGACCACGTGGAAAGGAGCCGAAATCAGCGAGCGGCGGGCAGCTTCGAGCGTGCCCACACGGGAGATCGCGAATTGTCCCGGGGCGGTCTTGGTCAGGGCCCGCTGGAGCAGAAAGGCGTCGTCCTCGTCGTCCTCGACGAGCAGAATTCGAATCGGTTCCTGGGTCACGACGACACCCGCGAGCGAGGCGGAAGACTAGCCTTGCCGGGGGAGTCGCGCCACCACTGTCTGGGCGCTGCCATCGAGCCGCCTCGCTAGCCGCGTCGCTTGCCTGACCGACCGGAGTCCAGTTCCGCTCCGATGGCTATGGGGCCGCCGGCTTCGGCGGATCTGCTGCCGCGGGTGCATCGTTGGCCGCTCCGCTGGCAGCGCCGCCCTGCGCTGGCAGAACGGCCGGCGCTTCGTGCGCCTCGGCCTTCGCGCCCTTTTCCCTGGCAGGTTTGCCGGGTGCCGATGGAGGCACGGCGGCCGGCGACGTCGCTGCGGCGGCCTGCTCGGCCGCGTTGACAGCCGAGAAATCGCCCTTCAGCTCGGCAGCCGTCGGCGGATGGCAATGGCCCTGGACCGTGTAGAGCATCTCGCGGCACGTGTCGTAGTTGCGGCCTGCGCACATTCTCTGCGCCCAGGTCTCCCCGGCGAGCTGCGCCATCGCATCCGGTACCGCGTCGCAGAAGTGCTCGGTCTTCTTCGATTTGGCCATGCACGCGCGGGCGAAGACGCGAGCCCAGTACTTGCACCGGTCGTCGCGGCAGCGGTCCTGGCGCCCGTGTCCTTCGAGCAGGCAACCGGACTCGTCGCTGTCCTGCGCAAACTCGAATGCCTCTTGTACCTGGCTCTTCGCGTAGGCGTCGAGGCCGTCGAAGTTGACGATCGGCTTGGCCGTTTCGGGATACACTTTGGGGCCGGCGTTCCTGCGATGCTCACTGTCGAGGATGTTGAAATCGGCGAAGACTCCCGCCTGGCCGCCGTCGTTCTTGGCTTCCTTGACGTCGGGCTTGGCGATGTCCATGTGGATCGGCTTCTTGAACAGGATCTTCGTCAGCCACACGACGTCGGTCTGCGCGAATCCCGTTGCGATCGCGCCCATCCAGACCGCCACACCGACCACGACGGCGCCGACGCACGAGCACGCGACGACGAACTGCATCATTCGCGGGTTGATGCGCGTGCGCCAGTCAGCGCCCGGGCTGAATCCCTGTTTGAACGCCTGGATCGACAGCGCACCGAAATAGCCGTTGAGGATGAGGAACAGCGCAACCGGCGCCAGCGCCATGCGCAGGTACGTCAGGATGTGATCGCTCGCGCTGCCGTGGTCCAGCATCTCGGGAAGGTGGTACGCGAGCATCACCAGGTCACCGACCACGAGGGCGGCCGAGCCGAGCATCGGCCCGGGCGTTCGCGAAACGGCAAGGGCGGCCAGCAGGATGCCGGCAAAGCCTGCAGCGATATCCCAGAAAGCCGGAGCGACGTTGGCGATGCCGGCCATGTCGATGGTGCCGAAGATGAAAATCAGCACCGACCAGACTGCGACGACGCGGATGCCGAGCGTGCTGCGCTCCTTGGCCTCCGCGTAGACCTTGGCAACACCGCTGCGCAGGTCGTGGGCCTGCCAGCCTTCCTCCATCATTTCCTGCTGGTTGTCGTTGGCCATACGGCTCAGCGTTCCAGCAGCGGCAGCCGCTCGGCCTTGGCGAACTGCTCGCGAAGGCGCGCATAGTCGGCGTCGGTCATCGCGCGAAACGCCGAGTCTCCGCGCGCGCGCAGGAACAGAGGATCCTGCACCCTGGCAGGCTGGAAATGCACGGCCTTGAGATTACGCACGAGGATCTTCTGGGTTCCGGTGTAGTCGAAGTCGCCGACGATACGCACGTAGTCGGGGAACCATTTCCGGTCCATGCCGCCGTTTACCACCTGGCGCTCGCAGAAATCGAAGAACCCGGCGGGGTCGAAACGGGCGCCCTCCCGCATCTTGAGCGCGACCATCACGTGCTCGTCCGAGATGGCGCACGGCACTCCGAAGGCAGCAGCGAGCGCAACGTCGGGATGCTCCTGCAGCAGGCGCGCGACCTGCAGCGCCGAGAAGTTCTCGCCGTCCTTGCGGATCCAGTCGTCGGTACGGCCGTCGAAAAACAGGTAGCGCTTGTCGTCGCGCAGCAGGACGTGGCCGAGATCGCCGGAATGGTAGACGCCGTCACGGTACTTCTGCGTGTTGGCCGACGCGTTGTCGAAGTAGCCCTGGAAAAGCGCCGTATCCTCGGCGATGCGGCAGATCTCTCCCACCGCTTCGTCGTAGTTGAGGATGAGTCCGTCGGCGGAGATGTTCGCAGGAGGACATTCCCTGCCGGCCGGATCGAGAATCCTCACCGCAGGATCGTGCACCTCTCCGACGCTTCCGCGAGGGTCGCCCCTTAGCCGGTACGTCGAGATGGCCGCCTCGGTCGAGCCGTACAACTCGTACATGTCGTCGAGGCCGAGCCAGTCGATGAAGCGGTCGATGTCCGGCGGCGAAGCGCCGTTGCCGATCGCGTAACGAAGGCGGTTGGACGGATGGTTGGTCACCTCGGCGCGGAGCCTGCCCAGGTCGCCGCCATACTGCTTCTCGAGGGCCTGCAGAACGTAGTGCACAGGCTCGCCAACGTAGTTCCAGTACGTCACGCCGTGGCGCAGCACATCGGGCACGAAGCCCGAGGCCGAGAAACGCTCGCGCATCGCCAGGCTGGCTCCGACCCAGAAGCACGGCATGAAGCCGATGAACATCGAGTTGGAATGGAACAGCGGCATGCACGTGTAGCCGCAGGAGTCGCGGCCGAGCTCGAGGCGGGACGACACGCCTATGCCGGTCGCGCAAAGCTTGAAGTGGTTGTTGATGATGCCCTTGGGCAGTCCCGTCGTTCCCGAAGTGTAGATGATCATCAGGCCGGTGCCGGGATTCACGTCGGCTTCGGGATACGCAAGGCTCGTGCCCGACGAAGCGACTTCGGCCTCCATGCACGCGAGGTAGTTGGCACCGCGCGGAATCTCTCCGCCGCCGGTCGGCATGAACAGGATGTTCTCCGGCGCGACGTGCGCAAGATCGCCCCTTACCTTTTCGACTTCCTCGCGAAAACGCTCGTCGACGACGACGACCCCGGCGCGCGACTGG
Coding sequences within:
- a CDS encoding ATP-binding protein produces the protein MTQEPIRILLVEDDEDDAFLLQRALTKTAPGQFAISRVGTLEAARRSLISAPFHVVLSDLSLPDSRGFETFEKIHETDPEVAVVVLTGNDDERLAVRALNEGAQDYLVKGKADGQSLVRSMRYAIERNRSRRLERDNTLLENEIRARKLAQEQLERVAAQLESSNRELQQFASVASHDLQEPLRKIVVFGDRLRSRFGGQLGDQGNDYIERMMNAAGRMQTLIDDLLEFSRVVTRARPFVPVDASEVIREVLGDLEVLIESKGAMVDVGAMPVVHADPTQMRQVFQNLIANAMKFQDKAAVPHVTIRSEPAQCAGAPGWRITVKDNGIGFEQQHAERIFAPFQRLHGRSEFGGSGIGLAIVRRIVERHKGSITAESSPGHGASFTILLPAEADAVTTAA
- a CDS encoding AMP-binding protein, with protein sequence MSDQPFEFEANYTLRDQIQARADHREVNGRVLLRQNDRTWTYGQFRDEATRNAHFLLGRLGSIGNSRPGHVAMLLENHLELLSLYGGCGIAGLTLFGVNTGLRGATLAGVLNQSRAGVVVVDERFREEVEKVRGDLAHVAPENILFMPTGGGEIPRGANYLACMEAEVASSGTSLAYPEADVNPGTGLMIIYTSGTTGLPKGIINNHFKLCATGIGVSSRLELGRDSCGYTCMPLFHSNSMFIGFMPCFWVGASLAMRERFSASGFVPDVLRHGVTYWNYVGEPVHYVLQALEKQYGGDLGRLRAEVTNHPSNRLRYAIGNGASPPDIDRFIDWLGLDDMYELYGSTEAAISTYRLRGDPRGSVGEVHDPAVRILDPAGRECPPANISADGLILNYDEAVGEICRIAEDTALFQGYFDNASANTQKYRDGVYHSGDLGHVLLRDDKRYLFFDGRTDDWIRKDGENFSALQVARLLQEHPDVALAAAFGVPCAISDEHVMVALKMREGARFDPAGFFDFCERQVVNGGMDRKWFPDYVRIVGDFDYTGTQKILVRNLKAVHFQPARVQDPLFLRARGDSAFRAMTDADYARLREQFAKAERLPLLER